cctctctgagcttcttggCCTTTTCTGGCAAATGGGTTATAAAGATCATATTTGTCTCAGAGAGTTGTTTGAACATTAAAAGACATTGGGAAAGGGCTTTGTAAGCTGTGAAGCACCTTATGCACTAAGAGGTAAAAGCTATTATTCGCTCCTTACCCCCATCCTAGGCGAAACCCTCCGTAAAAACCCCTCCTGCCAAAGCCTCACCAATCCAAGCCTTGCCAGTCCTTTCCAAGGAGTCTCCAGGGAGAAGGGCAGCCCCAGCCCCTGGGAAGGTGGGGGATGTGACAACCCAAGTCAGAGGAGGTCCCTCAACCCCAGCCACCGGGACTAAGAAGCCGGAAGAGGAGTCAGAGAGCAGCGAGGAGGAGTCTGAGAGTGAGGAGGAGGCCCCTGTGGAGACCCCCAGCCAGGTGAGGCCCGGGGAGGGCTGCCTTCGGGGGCTCCTATGGCCCCCTAGCAGCCTGGAAATGCTCCCACCAGAGAAGACTCAGCCTGGAGTtttgaaaggaggaggagagagatgaAGCTGAGAGGCAGGGGCACCTGGGCTACCTTGCTTCAGCTTCTTGTGGAAATTACTCGTCTTGCTCAAGCAGCACACTGGAATGGCTGCTTCCCAGAGGACAcatcctgcatccagctctgTCAGTACTACTCTCCTTTGACTCAGTTTTCCTGTCTATAAAGTGGACTGGTGACCTCGTCCCAGCTAGTCCTATTGTGAAGGGGCTTTAGAAGTTGTTTTAATTGCCTGGTCCTCTGGCCTTCGGACCAAAGCAGACCTAGAGCAGGCAGGGCATCTGGCTACCTTATGTCTGCTGGGACCCACCCCCTATGCCTCCAGGGCTGCAGTGACTGGGGCTGCAGCCCCCAAGGCTCTGGTGACATCCCAAGGGCAGGCCAGAGGGGCTGGAAAGCTATTGGAACCAgagagcaggaggaggaagagtggGACAGTGGTGGGTAAAAGACAGCCCTGTGTTGACCAATGAGGCCAGACAGGGAAGGGGTGCTCACCCATACCCAGGCCTGGGGCAGGATGAGATGCAGTCAGagaaaagataaataagatgTGGTTTGTTAGTTGTCAGTGCACGTTAAAGAGGAAAATAAGGCAGGGAAGAGACAAGGGATGACAATTTAAAATAGAGTGGTCAGGGACCTTACCAAAAAAGGAGGCCTGTGCGTAAAGACCTGAAGGAGAAGAGGGAGGCAGCCATGTGGACATTTGGAGGAAGgtcattccaggcagagagaacagcaagtgcaaaggccctgaggtaggagtgACAAATCAGAGCATGCAGGCCCGATGCACAGGGAGCAGCTGCTCCTCGGCTCAGGCCAATTTTGCTGTCCCCAAGGCCTGCCCAGTGTGGTGAGGTCTTCCGTTTCTCAGGAGCCAAAATGTGAACTTTTACATAAAATCTACTTTCTCCATGTCAGCTTTAAAAAATAGAGGTGTAAGCTAAACACAGCATGTTTGAAATAGTCTGGACCCTCCACACAGGAAATTTCTAAGAAGGCAAGTGATCAGAGTTGCTGATATTCTGGGATAATCAGCCCAGGGCTGAGCAGCCATGACCCTTCTGGGGAAAACAAGGTCTGCAGCTGCCCTGCCAAAGCCTCAAGGCCAGGAGCAGAACCTGAGAGCAGCAAGAAGTCAGTGAGTGAGTTAGTGAGGAGGCCCGGGCTATGGGGCAGAGGACCAGCATCCGGGGTCCTCCTGCCCTCTGTGCAGAAAGCCCAGTGAGGAGAACCTTACTCCGGCCCACTTTTCAGATGGCTCCTCCTCCCTTTGTTATGTCCAGAGTTCCTCCATCTGAGCCTTTGCACCCTCCCTTTCACCTCTAAGCTCAATCAGCTATGCCGTGGGGGCGGTGGTTTGGCCAGTTGCAGTGCCCATGCTCACAGAGCTCCCGGCTGGTGCGGAGATGGGCTATAACAACCCTGTGCCAGGCGGCTGAGAAGACCAACCAGGGAGGCCTGCATGAGGAAGTGGTGTCTGCACTGAGACCTGGGGGATGAGGAGACAGCAGCCAGGCGAAATCAGGGCGGGGATGGGGGTGTGAAGGCCTTAGAAGTGAGGGAGTGTGAAGCGATTTGATTTGGGGGAAGCAGGCCAGTTGGCCGCAGCACTGGTCAGGATGGGGGGTAGGAGTGAGATGaggccagagagagagaaagggaggtcTTAGGAAGACATCACCAGAGGGTTTTCAGAAGGGGGAGAACAAACTGCCCTTTCTCTTTACTAGGTAAAGGCCTCGGGGAAAATTTCCCAGGCTGGAGGTGCCTCTGCCACTGCCAAGGGGCCCCCTGGGAAAGGGGCTGCCATAGCCACTCCTGTAAAGGCTGGAGCCACCCAGGCCAAGGCAGGGAAGCCAGAGCAAGACTCAGAGAGCAGCAGTGAGGAGGAGTCCAGCAGTGAAGGGGAGACACCTGCGCCCATGGCCCCACTTCAGGTGAGGCCCGGGGAAGGAGATCCCCTGCAGCCAGGGCCCCCCCCCAGAAGACCTGCCAAGGACTTGTTCTCCCACTCTGTGCAGGAGCCCCAGGCCTGCCTCAGACCCCAGCTTCTTACCCCCATCTCTGTGGCTTCCTCTCGGGCCTCTTCTCTGTCTGCATGCATCCACCCTTTGGTGATTCTGTACCTCTCCAGATGAAGCCCTCTGGGAAAGCGTCCCAGGTCAGAGCTGCCTCAGCCCCTGCCAAGGGGTCCCCTGTTAAAGGGGCTGCCCCAGCACCCCCTGGGAAGACAGGGCCTGGAGCTGCTCCGGCAGGAAAGCCAGAGGAGGACTTGCAGAGCAGCAGTGAGGAGGAGTCAGATAGTGGGGAGGAGACGCCTGCAGCCAAGACCGTAACTGTGAGCACAGCTCAGGTGAGAATGGAGGACACCTTGTGTGGCCCTGTGCCTGGCCTAGAAGGGCCTCCTGTGGGTTTGTCATTCCCTCTCATGCCTAGAGCCCTGTGAGGCTCCATTCGCCCTCCTCACCACCTGCGTCTTCATACCCATTCCGCCTTGGGACCCCCTCCACTGATCCTGTGCTTTGTTAATCCCAGGCAAAGCCTTCTGGGAAAACCCCCCAGGTCAGACCCACCTCAGCCCTGGGTACGGGGCCTTCAGGGAAAGGGGCCATCCTAGCGCCCCCTGGGAAGGCAGCACCTGTTGTGCCCCAGGCCCAGGTGGGGAAGCCAGAGGAAGACTCAGAGAGCAGCAGCGAGGAGGATTCGGACAGTGAGGGGGAGGCACCAGCAGCTGTGACCCCGGTCCAGGTGAGTCCTGCCCTGGAAGGCTCCCTGCAGGCTTATCTTTCCTTGGTGCCAGGAGCCCTGCACTCTGCCCTGACCATCTTTTCACACTGTGGTTCTCTTTGCCTTAGTCTCCTGTTTCTCTGCATATCCACCCTTTGGGCTCCCTCCCCTGATCCTAAGTCTCCCACTCCAGGCCAAGCCCTCGGGGAAAACCGTCCAGGTCAGACCTGCCTCAGGTCCCATCAAAGGGCCCTTGGGAAAAGGGGCTACCCCAGCACCCCCTCAGAAGGCAGGGCCTGTAGCTACCCAGGTCAAGGCTGAGAGGCCCAAGGAAGACTCAGAGAGCAGTGAGGAGTCTGAGAGTGAGGAGGAGGCACCAGCAGCCACAACTCCAGCTCAGGTGAGGCCTGGGCTGGACCCCGAACTGCCCCCATCCAGTCAGCTCTGTGGGGTGCTATGCTGCTCTCAGTCAAAACTTGGGTTCTAGGCTCATGGGGGATAGCAGTGGGGCTCCATGCTGGAGTAGATGGGGGCTCTGAATCCAGGATCCTTTTCCAGCCTGTCTTCTGTGTTCCCTCAGGCAAAGCCAGCTATGAAAACTCCCCAACCCAAGGCCTCCCCAAGGAAAAACACCCCCATCACCCCTGCCTCTGCCAAGCTCCCCCCAATGCAAGTGGACACCCCAGCCCCCTGGAAAGCAGGCACAGCGACTTCTCCAGCCTGCACAGCATCCCCAGCTACGGCCAGGGGTGCCCAGAGGCCACAGGAGGAGTCTTCAAGCAGTGAGGGCTCAGagagtgaggaggaggaggaggagactgCTCCTGTGGCAACAGCAGGACCGGTGAGGCTTTCTGTTTGCTTGGCTGCCCTCAGGGCTGGTCCCACATGGCCCTTTGGGCTCCTGTGAGACACCTCTCTTTCTCTTGTCATTCCAGGCAAAGTCTGTGGGGAAAAACCTCCAAGGCAAAGCTGCCTCCGCCCCTGCCAAGGCACCCTCAGGGCCCGGGACCGCCCCAGTACCCCCTGGGAAGGTAGGGCTTGCAGCTGCCCAGGTCAAAACTGAGACGTACGAAGACTCGGAGAGCAGTGAGGAGGAATCAGACAGTGAGGAGGCACCTGCAGCTGTGAGTCCAGCACAGGTGAAGCCTAGGAAgagcttcccctccctcccacatcTGTGcctgggcggggctgaggatggCCTTGTCTGCTCTTGCCTCTGGGAGTACAGAAGCTGAAGCTCAGGGGCAGCCTTAACTCAGCCTCATTTCCCACTTCTCCGTGTCTGTGTGCCTATCAGAGCTCTAGGGTCTCCTTCGTGGTCTTCTAATTTTCACTGAGGTTCCCTGTGCCTTCCACAATCTATGTTGAGTACCACCCTGCTAGACACTATCCTGGTCTGGGGCTCCTGTGACCTGGCCCTCAGAAAGCTCCCAGCCTAGTTGGAGGGGACATGAACATGTACACAGGTTATTCCAGCATGGTGTGAGAAGGATGGTGTTAGAGAATATATACCTGGGCTAGCACAGCATGGCAAGTGATAATGTCTAGAGGGTTTTCAGGAGGGAAGGAATGGCATCTAGACCGTGGGCTGAAAGAGCTGACCAGATGAAGTGGAGGGGTAGAATGTTGCAGGCAGAGAAACCAGCCTGTGCgaaggccaggggctgggaaGGTGCCTGGCTCAGCTGAGTTGAAGCAGAAAAGAACGGCAGGAGGTTTAGAGCCAGACCACCTGGATCCAAGTCTGGCTCTGTGTCCCAGCTGATCTTAGGCAAGTGATAGAATCCACTGGTGCCTCGTTGACTCTTCTGTATATTGGAAATTGACCCTCACAGTGTTGGGAGAGAATTTAAGGCGATCTCCCCTCTCGTACCAGCAAGCCTTGTCACTGCGAGGTGGGCCAGGCCAgtgtggaacagaatcaagagtcATCTCCCAGCCTGGAAGAGCTGGTACAAGTGGAGATAGCTCCCTCTCTGTACTCACCCACccacaatttattattttttaattgttacttttttttttttagtaaccacTCAGAAATTAGtcatttcttttccctctgtACCAGAGCACACatttctatggattttttttatccCCCTCACCATTGGCTTATATGACCCATAGTCCTATGATTCCTCAAGTGAGGTTTTAAACTATCTATGCCTACGCCCCTTCCTGAGATGCTACAGGCTCCTCTCCCTTTTCTTTAAGGCATAGACACCTTTAGACCCAGTCCCTTATTAAGTTTTATTTTGCAGAGCATTTAAATATTTGCCTTTCCCTCTGAGCCTCCCACCTGTGCTATGAGGTAGATGATTCATTTGCTTTGGTTTCTGGGAGAGGAAATTAGAACTTAGAGGGTTGTTTGGTGATGTGCTCCAACTCAGCCAGCCAGCCGAGGGTCAAAGTTGGACCTGTGCCCCAAGGCTCCTGCCTGGAAAGCCTTTGCCCTTCCCACTTCCTTTTGCCATATCCTTGGCCCAGACTTCCTCCGCCAAGGAGATGATTCCGCCTTTGCGCCTGACTTTCTCCCAGGGTGAAAAGTAGAGCTGCTGTTCCCTCTCTGGGGGCCTAGCTTTTTAGACAGATACCCTGTCAGAACAGGTGCCTCTCCTAGcttccagaagctagaagagccTCCACTACAACAGGCTGGGCTGATAGGAGGAGTCTTGCGGACCaccttcttttccttgccttcgtCTGTAAAATAACGACAGTAACTGTGTCCATTTTGTGGGGTTATTACATGGATTAAGTGAGATAAGACTTGCATGGCCTCACCCTCAAAATGCTTGTACACACTAAATGGGTCCCACACTGTGCTCAGCATTTCCAGGGTCAGAGATGAGCCAGACCAGGTCAGTGATCTACTGAGGGATTCCCAGCCCGCTCAAAGTAAACTACCATTTAGGAATTGAGGCTCGAAACAAGCAAATCTAAAAAAGTAGCAAAGACTGAGGATTGGTATGTCTGAGACTCAGGAAAGAGATTATTCAGGATATAAATGTCCTAGGAAGACAACTCTAGTGTGAGAAGGGCATGAGAGACGCTCAGTTAGTGTCTGGTGAATGACTGAACGAATGCTGGAGCGCCTCTGGGCctgaccttgtgttgtgtgttGATCTTACATCCTGTCACTTTGTTAAACTTCCTTATGAGTCCTGGTGGCTTTTGTAGATTCCTTAGAAATTTTTGCATATAGATCATGTTGACTGCAAATAAAAAGTTATACTTTTTCCTTTCCCCCGGGtgtcttttatttgtttattggctAGAACCTCTTGAATGATGTTGAATGGTAGTGGtgaaagtgacatccttgccttgtttctgACCTTAAGTGGGAAGCATTCAGTCTTTGACCAGTAAGTGTGGTGTTAGCTGTAAGCTTTTCATAGATGCCTTTCTCAGGTTGAGGAAgtccccttctattcctagtttgttgagagtTCTTATCAATtttgccaaatgctttttctgtgtctatcAAGATGATCGTATGATTTTGTTCTTTATTAATATAATGGTGATTAATATGATGGTATTGATTTTTCAGGTATTAAGTCAACCATTTATTCTTGGAATAAAccctcttggtcatggtgtatgtgCTTTTTATTTGTTACTGGATTTGGTTTCctgatttgtttaaaaaatgttcGTGTCTGTGTTTGTAAGGAAAATCGGTGTGTAGTTTTCTcttgatgtctttgtctggctttgataTCTGGGTGAtattggcctcataaaatgagttgggaggTATTCCCTCCTCCTCTGGTTTCTGAGTTTGTGTAGAATTGGTATTACTTCTTTCTaaaatgtttgataaaattcaccagtgaagccatatgGGCCTGGGCTCTTTTTGTGTGGGGGAAGATTTTTAATTactaaatgaattttttaaattgatattggcctgttcatatttttatttcttcttgagtcagttttggtagtaTGTGTCTTTTTAGCAATTTCTTTcatctaaccaaaaccaaaaaaccaaacccagtgccattgagttgattccaactcatagcaacccaataggacagagtagaactgccccatagagtttccaaggagcatctggtggatttgaactgctatccctttggttagcagccgtagcacttaaccactacgccaccagggtttccttctttcatctaagttgtctaatttgttggcataaaggTGCTCATAATATTCACTTATAATCCTTCTCATTTCTATAAGGTCTGTAGTTATGTCCCCCTTTCTTACCTGacttttggtaatttgtgtcttctctttttcttggtcagtctagctaaagatttatcaattttgtccttttcaaagaactaactttagATTTTATTGATTTcctctattgttttcctatttcaTTGGTTTgcactctgatctttattatttctccctatattttgggtttggtttgttctttttctagcttcttgagGTTGAA
The window above is part of the Elephas maximus indicus isolate mEleMax1 chromosome 2, mEleMax1 primary haplotype, whole genome shotgun sequence genome. Proteins encoded here:
- the TCOF1 gene encoding treacle protein isoform X8, with the translated sequence MAEARKRRELLPLIYQHLLQAGYVRAAREVKEQSAQKSFPTQPVTLLDIYTHWQQTSEVGQKRKAENDAALQAKKTRVSDPISSSESSDDEEEAEAPRLVSANTSVVGVDLPSSMKEQGKAKTKKTSKVVNSVPHPASGKVVAHLLSGKSPKKLAAPLANTTLVSETEEESSVPAPRATAKPGMVDQADSSSEDTSSSSDETDVEAKPSVKTPPAKASPIQALPVLSKESPGRRAAPAPGKVGDVTTQVRGGPSTPATGTKKPEEESESSEEESESEEEAPVETPSQVKASGKISQAGGASATAKGPPGKGAAIATPVKAGATQAKAGKPEQDSESSSEEESSSEGETPAPMAPLQMKPSGKASQVRAASAPAKGSPVKGAAPAPPGKTGPGAAPAGKPEEDLQSSSEEESDSGEETPAAKTVTVSTAQAKPSGKTPQVRPTSALGTGPSGKGAILAPPGKAAPVVPQAQVGKPEEDSESSSEEDSDSEGEAPAAVTPVQAKPSGKTVQVRPASGPIKGPLGKGATPAPPQKAGPVATQVKAERPKEDSESSEESESEEEAPAATTPAQAKPAMKTPQPKASPRKNTPITPASAKLPPMQVDTPAPWKAGTATSPACTASPATARGAQRPQEESSSSEGSESEEEEEETAPVATAGPAKSVGKNLQGKAASAPAKAPSGPGTAPVPPGKVGLAAAQVKTETYEDSESSEEESDSEEAPAAVSPAQVKASVKTPQIKANPASPRVSSVKGAASTSGKAITTGVQAKLVSPAKASGAKATRELGQRGGRPSSEPTPDKGPTQVKPPMRTPQSSAILVQGQVSVPAVGKAVAVAAPAKTGAVRGPQEEDSGSSEEESDSEEEAPAQAKPSRKAPQVKAASASTKGSPGKGAAPAAPGKTGPTATKAGQLKEDSENSSEEESDSEEEAPAAVTPAQILSPRKEDNCKPARSKTLAPAPPEKNAEGSSESSEEELPSGQSGWPSCYPCASPGCGCPKEGPGLGEHSQELLLRERG